The genomic window TCGACGTGCTTGCGGATCAGGATGACCGCCCCGCCGACCAACAGGCCGGCGGCGACCCCGCCGGCGGCGGAGACGACGAACCCGACGAGCAGGCCGGGCGCGCTGGGCACCGCGCCGCCGGCGATCACCCCGACGGCGACGGAGAAGAGCACCAGCGCCGTACCGTCGTTGATCAGGCTCTCCGCGCGCAGCGTGGTGAGGATGCCGCGCGGCATCCGTTTGGCCAGCCCGGCGACCGCGGCCGCGTCGGTCGGCGCGAGCACCGCGCCGAGCACCCAGGCCGCCGCCGGCTCAACCCCGAGGGCCTGCGCGGCGTACGCGACGGCGACCATCGTGAGCACCACCAGGGCGACCGCAAGCAGGGCGATGGCTCCGAAGTTGGCCCGGATCTCGCGGAGGCTGATGACGAGGCTCTCCCGGTAGAGGATCGCGGGCAGGAAGAGCAGCAGCACCACCTCCGGTTCGAGCACCACGTGCTGGAAGGGCGGGAGGAGCCCGAGCAGGGCGCCCATCGAGATGAGCAGGACCGGCGGCGCGACGCTGTACCGGCCGCCGAGCGTGGTGCCGATCAGCACCGTCACGCCCAGCACCGCGATCAGCACGAGCCCGCTCACGTCGCACTCCCGTCATCCGATCGCCGCTGCACGGCGGCGGAGGGATCATGTGTAGGCCGTCGCCTCAACATCGTGGAACGGCGGGCGCGCAGCGCGCGGTCGAACCGGGTAATTGGCGCGGTGACTACTCGAAGCGCGTGGTGTCCCCGGCCCCGCGTCGCAGGACCTCCGGCGCCGGCCCGGACAGGTCGACCACGGTCGTCGGCTCCAGGCCGCAGTCTCCCGCGTCGACCACCGCGTCAAGGAGGTGGTCGAGCCGTTCCTTGATCTCCCAGCCCTGGGTCATCGGCTCGTCCTCGCCGGGCAGCAGCAGGGTGCTGGAGAGCAGCGGCTCGCCGAGCTCGGCCAGCAGCGCCTGGGTGACGGTGTGCTTCGGCACCCGTACCCCGACGGTGCGCTTGCGGGGGTCCTGGAGCCGGCGGGGCACCTCCCCGGTGGCCGGCAGGATGAAGGTGTAGCTGCCGGGGATGCACGCCTTCACCAGCCGGAAGACCGAGTTGCTGACCTTGACGAATTGGCCGAGCTGGGCGAAGTCCCGGCAGACCAGGGTGAACTGGTGCCGGTCGTCGAGCCGGCGGATCTCGCGGATCCGGTCCAGGCCGGCGCGGTTGCCGAGCTGGCAGCCGAAGGCGTAGCAGGAGTCGGTCGGGTAGGCGATCAGGCCGTCGTCCCGGAGCAGGTCGACGACCTGCCGGAGGACCCGGGGTTGCGGATTGTCCGGATGCACGTCGTAGTACCTCGCCACACCGGCAAGCCTATGCCGCCGCTCGGCGGGGCCGGGCCCCGCGGCCGGCGAAAAAGATCTCGGGCGAAGGTTTGATCGACAACGGGGCTGGAAATGGTGGGGGCCGCTCGAAGAGGGGGACCAGACATGTCCGAAGCCAGCACAGACCACTCCGACCGTCCGGCCGAGGTGACCGACCCGCTGCTGTGGGGCCTCGCCACCGCGGTGGCCGACGCCCACCAGGCCGACGAGGACGACGCCTGCACCAGCCCGAGCTGTGTCGGCGCGGCCTGGCCCTGCACCGCCTGGAACAACGCGCAGGAGGGAATGCGCGCCGCTCGGGCCGCCGCCCGCCCGGCCTCGGCGGCCAGCACCGGCGCCGTCGAGCCGGACCGCCCGGCGGCGCCGACCGGATGGTCGGACGGCCAACTGCCGGCCGCGTCCCACCGTCCGCAGCCGGCACCCGCCGCCCGGCACGACGGGGCGGTGACGTCGGCCGTCTGAGGCCGTCCGGCCCGGCACCGGGGCGCCACCGCCGGGCGGCGCGTCGGACCACCATCGGACCTCGGGTCGCAGCTCACTGTCCGCCGCGCCGGCCGCGCCGGCTACGCCCGTTGACCGGACCCGGAGCGTGCGGTTCGCTGCGACGATGTCTGATCTTCGTCCGCACCCGGTCGCGAGCGCCGAAGAGGTCGAGGACCGGCGACCCGTCCTTAACGAGATCGTTCCCGTGGACGCGCTGAGCGTGGACTGGGTGCGGGAGCGTCCCGGTACCTGCCCGCCCGGCGAGGACGTGCCGTGCCTGACGTGGCAACTGGCCTGACGCGACGGCCACCATCGGGTGACGTCGCGGGAGCGCGCCCAGGCTCGACTTTCATGATCCGGTGTGGATGAATTTCCAGCATGTTTCGGGGGCTCGCGGGTCGGGTCGCCGGGGCGACCGATGGACCATCTTCGCTGTTCCCGGGCGGGGGACGGTCGGGCGGACCGGCGGTAAGGAAGCCTTAGAGGGCGCTCTCTCGCTTAACAAGCCATTGACGGCGGCGTAACCGAAACCTAACGTCGCTCCCCAAGAGAGCGCTCTCTCAACTCCTGCCGCACACCCCGTACCCCGATCCCTGATTGCGAAAGGGGAACCCCATGACACTCCCCCTCCGGGACTTCTCCCCGGGCGACCGTCGTGAGCCGACACCCGTCCCGTCCCCCGCCGGCCGGCGACCCGGCGGCATCCGCGCCCTGGCCCTCGCCACCGCCTCGTTCCTCGCCGCGGGCATGCTCGGCGTCGTCGTGGTCGGCGGCAGCACCGCCGAGGCGGGCACCGTCGGCGCCGGCAGCTACACCGAGACCCGCCCGCCCAACACCGCACTGCCGAAGGGCTGCGGCGAGATCAGCACCAACCCGCGCCTCTTCGTCACCGCCGACGCCCCCCAGGGGGCGATCCCCACCAACGACTGGTGGTCGTCGCTGCTGTGGAAGCGCAACAACTGCGCCACCAGCGAGAACATGCACGCCCACCCGCTGGCGTACCACGCGGAGAACAACGGGCTCGGCCTGTCGTACAGCACCACGCCGGCGATCAGCGGCACCGCCACCGGGGTCGGCGAGTACCACTTCCCGTACACCGAGGACATCCGGGTCGGGGTGGCCGGGCTCGGCGCCCCGGTCGTCAAGGCCGCCGACTGGACCGACTGGACGGTCACCGCGGACTGGAACGACGGCGCGCGCACCATGCGGGCCACCATCGGCCACGGCCTGCCGTTCAGCTACTACCGGATCACCGGGGGCAACGCGCAGCTCACCGCCGCCGGGGCGCCGACCGTGTGGGCCAACTCCGGCTCGATGATCGGCTTCACGGTCAGCGGCCACGACTACGTGGCGTACGCGCCGACCGGCGCGAGCTGGACCGTGGCCGGCGCGGGCATCAGCTCCACGCTGAACGGCAAGGGCTACTTCTCCGTCGCCGTCCTGCCCGCCGGCGCCGACAAGGCCGCCCTCGCCGCCGAGTACGGCCGGTACGCCCACGCGCACGTCACCGGCACCAGGATGACCTACGCGTACGACCCGGCGACCAGCACGGTGCGCACGAACTACGCGTTCACCACCACCCCGCGCGAGGGCACCGAGACCAGGACGGTGGTGTCGCTCTACCCGCACCAGTGGCGCAACCTCGCCGGCGGCACCCCGATCACCCCGACGTACGTCTCACCGCGAGGCGCGATGCGCACGCTCACCGGCGTCTCGTCCTTCACCACCAGCATGAAGTACACCGGCGTGCTGCCGGAGGTGCCGGCGGTGGGCGACTCCTCGGGCGCCGACCTGACCACCGTCACCAACTACCTCAACGCCGAACTGGCCAACCCCGAGGGTGTGAGCGGCCAGGACACGTACTGGGCGGGCAAGGGCCTGGGCCGGGCGGCGCGGATCGCCGAGATCGCCGACCAGCTCGGCCTCACCACCGTCCGCAACGCGGCGGTGAGCGCCATGAAGACGCGGCTCACCAACTGGTTGACCGCCGGCTCCGGGGAGAACAGCCAGCTCTTCTACTACGACAGGAACTGGGGCACGCTGATCGGCTACCCCGCCTCGTACCTCTCCGACGAGGACCTCAACGACCACCATTTCCACTACGGCTACTTCATCGCCGCCGCCGCGACGGTCGCCAAGTTCGACCCCAACTGGGCGGCCGACACCCAGTACGGCGGCATGGTCGACCTGCTGATCCGGGACGCCAACAACTACGACCGCGCCGACGCCCGCTTCCCCTACCTGCGGGACTTCGACATCTACGCCGGCCACGACTGGGCGTCCGGCCTGGCCTGCTTCTTCGCCGGCAACAACCAGGAGTCCTCGTCGGAGGGGATGAACTTCGCCAACGCCCTGATCCAGTGGGGCCAGGCGACCGGCGACACCGCCGTCCGGGACGCCGGCATCTACATCTGGACCACCCAGTCCGCGGCGATCTCCGAGTACTGGTTCGACGTGCACGACGAGAACTTCCCGGCCGCCTTCGGTCACAAGACGGTCGGCATGGTCTGGGGCGACGGAGCCTCGTACTCCACCTGGTTCTCCGCGGACCCGGAGATGATCCAGGGCATCAACATGCTGCCGATCACCGGCGGCCACTTCTACCTGGGCAACGACCCGGCCTACGTGACCGCCAACTACAACGAACTGGTCACCAACAACGGCGGCCCGCCGAGCGTCTGGCAGGACGTCATCTGGGAGTTCCTGGCCCTCGGCGACGGCGACAAGGCCCTGTCGAACTTCCGAGCCAACAGCACCTTCACCAGCGAGGAGGGTGAGAGCAAGGCGCACACCTTCCACTGGATCCGCAACCTGGCCGCGCTCGGCACCGTGGACACCAGCATCACCGCGAACCACCCGCTGGCCAAGGTCTTCACGAAGGGCACCGCCCGCACCTACGTGGCGTCGAACATCACGGCCCAGCCGCTGACGGTGACCTTCTCCAACGGTACGACGCTGACCGTGCCGGCCGGGAGGACGGCCACCTCCGGGGCGCTGACCTGGAGCGGCGGCAGCGCCACCGGTGGCGTGGTCGTCCCGACCACCCCGCCGACCACGCCGACCGACTCGCCGTCGCCCACCCCGACGGCGACCAGCCCCAGCCCGACCCCGACCACCACTCCCCCGACGTCGCCGCCCAGCCCGACGCAGTACCTGCTCGCGGGCGGCGCCCTCGGCGGCACCGCGGGCACGGCCGGGACGGTGTCGGTCGCCGCGGCCAACGGGAACCACGACGGCACGCCGACCAACCCGCAGGTGTTCACCGCCACCGGGCTGACCGGCAGCTACACCGGTGGGACCACCGGGTTCGACCTGGCCGTCGACACCGGCACCGCGGTCGGCAACGGCGTGCAGGCCCGGGTGTCGTACGACCTGACCGGTGACGGCACCTTCGACCGGCTGGAGACGTACAACTACTTCGCCACCGACCCGGTCATCGGGAGCGAGCACTACAAGCAGACCCAGGGTCTGCAGTCGGCCACCGGCACGCTCGGGAACCTGGCGGGCGGCACGGTGCGGATCGAGGTCTGGAACGCCATCGGCAGCGGTTCCACCAACCTGGGCATCGGCAACCAGTCCCAGCTCGTGCTGCCGTACACCGGGACCGCACCCACCTCCACCACCCCGCCGCCGACCGGCTTCGCCGCGAACGTGTACCTGCAGGGCACCAGCCAGCTTTCCGGCACCGCCGGCACCGCGGACACGGCGACGGTCGCCGCGGCGAACGGCAACTGGGTGGGTACGCCGCACAACCCGCTGGTCTACACCACCACCGGGGTGACCGCGACCTACTCCGGCGGGCAGACCCGGTTCGACCTGTTCCTCGACGCTGACATCGGCGTGGGCGATGGCACCCACGTGCGGGTCTCCTACGACCTGACCGGCAACGGCACCTTCGATCGGGTGGAGACGTACCACTACTACGCCACCGACCCGGTCACCGGCTGGGAGCACTACACCGAGACCAAGGGCCTCTACTCGGGCGTGGGCACGCTCGGGAACCTGGCCGGCGGCACGGTGAAGGTCGAGGTCTGGAACGCGATCGGCAGCACGCCGACCAGCCTCGGCACCGGCAACCAGTCGAAGGTCACCCTGCCGTACACCGGGTGACCGGACACTGTGGACGCCCCGGCCGCCGTCCCGGCGGTCGCGGCGTCGCTCGTCGGACGATCGCGGTGATCAGGTCGGGCACGACGTCCGGGAGGTTGGTGAACTCCGGCTCGTCGGTGTCGTGCCGCGGCGGGACGCCGAGCGCGGCGGACCAGAAGCCGGTCGCCTGCGCCGCGGAGTCCTGCGGCACGTCGCTGAGCAGGGCGTGGACCCGGGACCGGTGCATCGCGGCAGTCTACCGACGGGACCGGGAACTGCGGTGGCCTGAGCGGCGCGCCCGCCAGGAGGTACCGCAGCATCGACGGCACGAAGTGAACAGTGGTGAGGTGGGTCAGGACGGGCGCAGGTGCGCGCGGCGCGCCTTGCGTCCCGTCTCGTACGCGGCCCGGGCTGTCTGCGCCGCCGCGGTGGTCGACACCTCGGCGACCGGCACGTCCCACCACGCACCGCCGTCCGGCCCGGGCTCCATCGGGTCCGTCGAGACGTACACGACCGTCGTCCGGTCCGCCGCCTTCGCCGCGTCCAACCCGGCGCGCAGCTCGGCCATCGTCGTCGCCCGGATCACCTCGGCGCCCAGGCTCGCCGCGTTCGCCGCGAGGTCGACCGGCAGCGGCTCCCCGGCACGGTCGCGGTAGGCGGTGCCGAGCCGCTGCGCGCCGACGCTCTCGGACAGCCGGCCGATCGAGGCGAAACCCTGGTTGTCGACCAGCACGACGACCAGTTTGACGCCCTCGGCGACCGCGGTGACCAGTTCGCTCGGCAGCATCAGGTAGGAACCGTCGCCGACCAGCACGAAGACCTCCCGGTCCGGCGCGGCCAGTTTGACCCCGATCCCGCCGGCGATCTCGTAGCCCATGCAGGAGTAGCCGTACTCGACGTGGTAGGCCTTGGGGTCGGTGCTGCGCCACAGCTTGTGCAGGTCGCCGGGCATCGACCCGGCAGCGCAGACCACGACGTCCCGCGGGCCGGCCGCGTCGTTGACCGCGCCGATGACCGCGGCCTGCGTCGGCGGCGCCTGCGGGTCGGCGTGCCGGGCGCGGTCCACCACCGCCGCCCACCGGGCGCCCAGGTCCGCGACCGTCGACCGGTACGCGGGCAGCGTGGCCCAGTCGGCGCAGGCCGCACCGAGCGCGGCCAGACTCTCCCGGGCGTCGCCGACGACCTGCACGCCCGACAGCTTGGCAGCGTCGAAACCGGTGATGTTGAGGTTGACGAACCGGGCGTCGCCGAAGACGGTGCCGGAGGCGGTGGTGAAGTCGCTGTAGCGGGTGCCGACGCCGATCACCACGTCGGCGTTCGCGGCAAGCTCGTTGGCCGCGGCGGAGCCGGTGACCCCGACCGCGCCCGCGGCCAGAGGATGGCCGTGGGGCAGGGCGCCCTTGCCCGCCTGGGTCTCCACCACCGGCACGCCGTGCCGCTCGGCGAAGCCGCGCAGCGCGTCTGTCGCGCCGCTGTAGATGACGCCGCCGCCGGCCAGCAGCACCGGCCGGTGGGCCGCGGTGACGATCCGGGCGGCCCGCCGGACGGCCGCCTCGTCCGGGCGGGGGCGGGGCACGTGCCAGGTGCGCTCGGCGAACAGCTCCTCCGGCCAGTCGTACGCCTCGGCCTGCACGTCCTGCGGCAGGGCGAGGGTGACCGCGCCGGTCTCCGCCGGGTCGGTGAGCACCCGCATGGCGGCCAGCAGCGCCGCCGGCAACTGCTCGGGGCGGTTGATCCGGTCCCAGTACCGGCTGACCGGGCGCAGCGCGTCGGTGACACCGACGTCGTAGGAGCGGACGTCCTCCAGCTCCTGCAGCACCGGGTTGGCCGCCCGGGTGGCGAAGATGTCGCCGGGCAGCAGCAGCACCGGCAGCCGGTTGATGGTCGCGCCGGCGGCGCCGGTAACCAGATTGGTCGCGCCCGGGCCGATGGAGGTGGTGCAGGCCAGGGTGCTGAGCCGGTCGGTCATCCGGGCGTACGCGGCGGCCGTGTGCACCATGCCCTGCTCGTTGCGGCACAACCGGTACGGCAGGTCGACGCCCGCGGCGGCGGCGCCGGCCAGGGCCTCGCCGAGACCGGCGACGTTGCCGTGGCCGAAAATGCCGAAGCAGGCCGGGATCAGCCGACGGCGTTGGCCGTCGCGTTCGGACCACTGCCGGGCGAGGAAGGCCACCAGGGCCTGCGCCACCGTGAGCCGACGCATCAGCGGCCTCCCGCCGGCGGGCCGGTCAGCGGCAGGCGCGGGTCGACCTCCTGGTCGGTCCAGCTGCCCCGGATCCAGCCGTGCCGGGGATCGTCCACGCAGGCCATGGTGCGGTCCGCGCCAGGCCCGGCCAGCACGTTGAGGTAGTAGAGGGGGTAGCCGGGCGGGGCCATCGACGGGCCGTGGTAGCCGTACGGGACGAGCACCAGGTCACCGCTGCGCACCTCGGCGAGGACGTCGATCGGCCGCCGGTCGGTGCCGTACACCCGCTGGTAGCCGACCGGTCCGCCGCCGTCGCCCGGCGCCGCCCCGGACACCTCGAAGTAGTAGATCTCCTCCAGC from Micromonospora kangleipakensis includes these protein-coding regions:
- a CDS encoding glycosyl hydrolase, producing MTLPLRDFSPGDRREPTPVPSPAGRRPGGIRALALATASFLAAGMLGVVVVGGSTAEAGTVGAGSYTETRPPNTALPKGCGEISTNPRLFVTADAPQGAIPTNDWWSSLLWKRNNCATSENMHAHPLAYHAENNGLGLSYSTTPAISGTATGVGEYHFPYTEDIRVGVAGLGAPVVKAADWTDWTVTADWNDGARTMRATIGHGLPFSYYRITGGNAQLTAAGAPTVWANSGSMIGFTVSGHDYVAYAPTGASWTVAGAGISSTLNGKGYFSVAVLPAGADKAALAAEYGRYAHAHVTGTRMTYAYDPATSTVRTNYAFTTTPREGTETRTVVSLYPHQWRNLAGGTPITPTYVSPRGAMRTLTGVSSFTTSMKYTGVLPEVPAVGDSSGADLTTVTNYLNAELANPEGVSGQDTYWAGKGLGRAARIAEIADQLGLTTVRNAAVSAMKTRLTNWLTAGSGENSQLFYYDRNWGTLIGYPASYLSDEDLNDHHFHYGYFIAAAATVAKFDPNWAADTQYGGMVDLLIRDANNYDRADARFPYLRDFDIYAGHDWASGLACFFAGNNQESSSEGMNFANALIQWGQATGDTAVRDAGIYIWTTQSAAISEYWFDVHDENFPAAFGHKTVGMVWGDGASYSTWFSADPEMIQGINMLPITGGHFYLGNDPAYVTANYNELVTNNGGPPSVWQDVIWEFLALGDGDKALSNFRANSTFTSEEGESKAHTFHWIRNLAALGTVDTSITANHPLAKVFTKGTARTYVASNITAQPLTVTFSNGTTLTVPAGRTATSGALTWSGGSATGGVVVPTTPPTTPTDSPSPTPTATSPSPTPTTTPPTSPPSPTQYLLAGGALGGTAGTAGTVSVAAANGNHDGTPTNPQVFTATGLTGSYTGGTTGFDLAVDTGTAVGNGVQARVSYDLTGDGTFDRLETYNYFATDPVIGSEHYKQTQGLQSATGTLGNLAGGTVRIEVWNAIGSGSTNLGIGNQSQLVLPYTGTAPTSTTPPPTGFAANVYLQGTSQLSGTAGTADTATVAAANGNWVGTPHNPLVYTTTGVTATYSGGQTRFDLFLDADIGVGDGTHVRVSYDLTGNGTFDRVETYHYYATDPVTGWEHYTETKGLYSGVGTLGNLAGGTVKVEVWNAIGSTPTSLGTGNQSKVTLPYTG
- a CDS encoding L-threonylcarbamoyladenylate synthase, whose protein sequence is MARYYDVHPDNPQPRVLRQVVDLLRDDGLIAYPTDSCYAFGCQLGNRAGLDRIREIRRLDDRHQFTLVCRDFAQLGQFVKVSNSVFRLVKACIPGSYTFILPATGEVPRRLQDPRKRTVGVRVPKHTVTQALLAELGEPLLSSTLLLPGEDEPMTQGWEIKERLDHLLDAVVDAGDCGLEPTTVVDLSGPAPEVLRRGAGDTTRFE
- the iolD gene encoding 3D-(3,5/4)-trihydroxycyclohexane-1,2-dione acylhydrolase (decyclizing), with the translated sequence MRRLTVAQALVAFLARQWSERDGQRRRLIPACFGIFGHGNVAGLGEALAGAAAAGVDLPYRLCRNEQGMVHTAAAYARMTDRLSTLACTTSIGPGATNLVTGAAGATINRLPVLLLPGDIFATRAANPVLQELEDVRSYDVGVTDALRPVSRYWDRINRPEQLPAALLAAMRVLTDPAETGAVTLALPQDVQAEAYDWPEELFAERTWHVPRPRPDEAAVRRAARIVTAAHRPVLLAGGGVIYSGATDALRGFAERHGVPVVETQAGKGALPHGHPLAAGAVGVTGSAAANELAANADVVIGVGTRYSDFTTASGTVFGDARFVNLNITGFDAAKLSGVQVVGDARESLAALGAACADWATLPAYRSTVADLGARWAAVVDRARHADPQAPPTQAAVIGAVNDAAGPRDVVVCAAGSMPGDLHKLWRSTDPKAYHVEYGYSCMGYEIAGGIGVKLAAPDREVFVLVGDGSYLMLPSELVTAVAEGVKLVVVLVDNQGFASIGRLSESVGAQRLGTAYRDRAGEPLPVDLAANAASLGAEVIRATTMAELRAGLDAAKAADRTTVVYVSTDPMEPGPDGGAWWDVPVAEVSTTAAAQTARAAYETGRKARRAHLRPS